A region of Pontiella agarivorans DNA encodes the following proteins:
- a CDS encoding pseudouridine synthase: MEPQRLSKIMAQRGMCSRREADRFIERALVIVDGERVSELGTKVSPDADIQLVEAAEKHQAAQATFLINKPIGYVSAQPEDGHRPASDLLDRPNQWSEDRSPRKFHHGQLRGLAPAGRLDIDSQGLLVLTQDGRIARQLIGEDSSVDKEYLVRVTGHLSEKGLQLLNHGLSLDGKKLKPAQVSWQNKDQLRFILREGKKRQIRRMCELVDLKVVGLKRIRIGKVVLGNLPEGQWRYLGDRERF; encoded by the coding sequence ATGGAACCACAACGATTATCCAAAATTATGGCGCAGCGCGGGATGTGTTCCCGGCGCGAGGCGGACCGGTTTATTGAACGTGCACTTGTTATCGTGGACGGGGAGCGCGTTTCCGAGCTGGGCACAAAGGTGTCGCCGGACGCGGACATTCAGTTGGTGGAAGCCGCGGAAAAACATCAGGCGGCGCAGGCGACGTTTCTGATCAATAAGCCGATCGGCTATGTTTCGGCCCAGCCGGAAGACGGGCACCGCCCGGCTTCCGATCTGCTGGACCGGCCGAATCAGTGGAGCGAGGACCGCTCGCCGCGCAAATTTCATCACGGCCAGCTTCGCGGACTGGCCCCGGCCGGTCGGCTCGATATCGATTCTCAGGGATTGCTGGTGCTGACGCAGGACGGACGGATCGCGCGGCAGCTCATCGGCGAAGATTCATCGGTCGATAAAGAATACCTCGTGCGCGTTACCGGGCATCTTTCTGAAAAAGGGCTTCAACTGCTGAATCACGGGCTCAGCCTCGACGGTAAAAAACTGAAACCCGCCCAGGTCAGCTGGCAGAATAAAGACCAGCTCCGCTTTATTCTGCGTGAAGGTAAAAAACGGCAGATCCGCCGGATGTGCGAACTGGTCGACCTCAAAGTCGTCGGCCTCAAACGCATCCGTATCGGAAAAGTCGTGCTCGGAAATCTCCCCGAAGGCCAGTGGCGCTACCTCGGCGACCGTGAGCGCTTTTAA
- the cas9 gene encoding type II CRISPR RNA-guided endonuclease Cas9 (Cas9, originally named Csn1, is the large, multifunctional signature protein of type II CRISPR/Cas systems. It is well known even to general audiences because its RNA-guided endonuclease activity has made it a popular tool for custom editing of eukaryotic genomes.): MGKRILGLDLGTNSIGWAVVDDLGNGQFDLVKRGVHIFQEGVKIEKGNESSKASERTGYRSARRLKFRRKLRKIETLKVLSEAGFCPSLTEDELKAWQSKKVYPENPAFRKWCKTSEPKTTESGEYKNPYYYRWLAATTKLDLDNESDRFKLGRAFYHIAQRRGFKSNRLDTTQESDGVVKKEISELSGKMDGRTLGQYFWEDCYQESSPIRRVHTSRDEHYLAEFEFICKKQDIPSTLKDELHRAVFFQRPLKSQKGLVANCPFEPKKKRAPVSHPLFEEFRVWQTLNNIKIQTLDDDRLRSLTMEEKWKVMPLFYRVSKAHFDFKDIAKKLTPRNQTHAYYKGRDSGEAHVKFNFRDSQSLAGCPFIAKLKNLLGEEYAQTLFDSYTCAKTRKNGDAKSVEDILHEVWHVLFSFDDVEKVKEYAKTRLGLDDEQAEKFAKINPPQGYGALSLKAIRKILPFLRQGLIYSHAVFFANLDQVIGISAADNERVKEDIVRLVDEHNQYITESRCINEFVREYKESPRTFEAKYELRRPQDLKLPEQLHGREESICKTISTQIGRNNGNGEYLPIRRLEERVGDYLKEQFNASSDAVKRLYHPSKEETYKAAERAEDNKFYLGDPRISSIRNPVFMRAMHRVKAVVNELLKQGVITDQTQVHLEMARELNDANKRAAIRRWQRNNETTRKTYKEAIEEDLKAQGIDRAATDDEILKYQLWEEQKHICPYTGKTIGLRDFIGENPVFDIEHTIPRSLSCDNSQENKTLCDREYNRTVKKKRIPFECPRHDEILQRIAHWEDRIDDLNKLIEKQKPKSRYATTKEAKDAAIQKRLLLEFERNYLREKCRRFTMEEVTGGFKNSQLVDTRIITKYARLYLKTVFATVHTVNGKTTDDFRRCWGVDKSRDNHAHHTVDAIVAACVTREQYDALASYYHDYESYELGDSATPQKPRFGKPWPTFTEDMKDLKNQMLVSYYAPNNLLKQTKKRVKVGGKRVLQQGKSARGSLHRDTFYGRISEHGDLRYVVRVPLVHNPGGGVFGFDSKAYDKKDELYDERQDWKTKDFERIVDPIVRDKVIKSVQQRMVSGLSFKDALLEPIWMNKEKGIAIKRVRCIAKPKGAFPLKKHRDVSKRDGARWKKEYYVENDENYMIALYNGKSAKGRALAGFRVLNNYTATNYAGEGGCPDSIDVRDVECELQQVIQIGDAVLVYAESPEELKVLTSAELSCRLYEAFGINGLDGRVQFRHHMEARDDKEQDKATASFSVDLPVSKIKVSPSNMKVLVEGVDFRLSVLGEVEFTEQQSC; encoded by the coding sequence ATGGGAAAGCGTATTCTGGGTTTGGATCTGGGCACCAACAGCATCGGCTGGGCCGTGGTGGATGATTTGGGAAATGGGCAGTTTGATCTTGTTAAACGGGGGGTTCACATATTTCAAGAGGGTGTGAAGATCGAGAAAGGGAACGAATCCTCAAAGGCCTCTGAGCGGACGGGGTATCGCTCTGCGCGTCGTTTGAAATTTCGTCGCAAATTGCGCAAAATCGAAACGCTGAAGGTTTTGTCTGAAGCAGGTTTTTGTCCGTCGCTAACCGAGGATGAGCTGAAAGCATGGCAGTCGAAGAAGGTTTATCCTGAAAACCCGGCGTTCCGGAAATGGTGCAAGACGTCTGAACCGAAAACTACGGAATCGGGAGAATATAAGAATCCGTACTACTACCGTTGGCTGGCGGCGACTACGAAGCTTGATCTAGATAATGAATCAGATCGCTTTAAATTGGGCCGTGCTTTTTACCACATTGCGCAACGACGAGGATTCAAGAGCAATCGTCTGGACACGACGCAGGAATCAGATGGGGTAGTTAAAAAAGAAATTTCCGAGCTTTCTGGAAAAATGGATGGCAGGACATTGGGGCAGTATTTCTGGGAGGATTGTTATCAAGAAAGTTCACCAATCCGTAGAGTGCATACTTCCCGAGATGAACATTATTTGGCCGAATTTGAGTTCATCTGCAAGAAACAGGACATTCCCAGCACCCTGAAAGACGAACTTCATCGGGCGGTCTTTTTTCAACGGCCACTCAAATCGCAAAAGGGTTTGGTGGCAAACTGCCCGTTTGAACCGAAGAAAAAGCGTGCGCCAGTCTCGCATCCGTTGTTCGAGGAGTTCCGGGTTTGGCAAACGCTGAACAACATCAAAATCCAGACACTCGATGATGACCGATTGCGTTCATTGACGATGGAGGAGAAATGGAAGGTCATGCCGCTGTTTTACCGGGTGAGTAAAGCGCATTTCGATTTCAAGGATATTGCGAAAAAGTTGACGCCGCGAAACCAGACGCATGCCTATTATAAGGGGCGTGACTCTGGTGAAGCTCACGTGAAATTCAACTTCAGGGACAGCCAATCACTTGCCGGGTGCCCTTTTATAGCGAAATTGAAAAACCTTTTGGGTGAAGAGTATGCCCAAACCCTGTTCGATTCGTATACGTGCGCAAAGACACGGAAAAACGGTGATGCCAAATCGGTGGAAGATATTTTACATGAAGTTTGGCATGTACTGTTTTCTTTCGACGATGTGGAGAAGGTCAAGGAATATGCCAAAACTAGGTTGGGGCTGGACGACGAACAGGCGGAAAAGTTTGCGAAAATCAATCCACCCCAAGGCTATGGTGCATTGAGCCTCAAGGCGATTCGCAAAATTCTCCCGTTTCTGCGGCAGGGGCTGATTTATTCGCACGCAGTATTCTTTGCCAACCTGGACCAGGTGATAGGCATTTCCGCTGCGGACAATGAACGGGTGAAAGAGGATATTGTGAGATTGGTTGATGAGCACAACCAATATATTACCGAATCGCGGTGTATTAATGAGTTCGTGAGGGAGTACAAGGAAAGTCCGCGAACCTTTGAGGCAAAGTATGAATTGCGCAGACCACAGGATTTGAAGCTACCGGAACAATTACATGGGCGTGAGGAGAGCATCTGTAAAACGATCTCAACTCAGATCGGTAGAAACAACGGAAACGGAGAGTATTTACCGATAAGGCGGTTGGAAGAACGGGTCGGCGACTATCTGAAAGAGCAATTCAATGCCAGTTCAGATGCGGTCAAAAGGCTGTACCATCCGTCCAAGGAGGAGACGTATAAGGCTGCTGAGCGCGCAGAAGATAACAAATTCTATCTTGGAGACCCGCGAATATCTTCAATCCGCAACCCGGTTTTCATGCGGGCGATGCATCGGGTTAAGGCCGTAGTTAACGAATTGCTCAAACAGGGCGTTATTACAGATCAAACGCAAGTCCATTTGGAAATGGCGCGCGAACTGAACGACGCAAACAAACGGGCAGCAATTCGAAGATGGCAGCGAAATAATGAAACGACCCGTAAAACGTATAAAGAAGCGATCGAAGAAGACTTAAAAGCACAGGGGATAGACCGAGCGGCTACGGATGACGAAATTCTTAAATACCAGTTGTGGGAGGAACAAAAGCATATCTGCCCATATACGGGGAAAACCATAGGCTTGCGCGATTTCATCGGTGAAAACCCTGTTTTCGACATTGAACATACCATTCCCCGAAGTCTCTCCTGCGACAACTCACAGGAAAACAAGACGCTGTGTGATCGAGAGTATAATCGGACGGTTAAAAAGAAACGCATACCGTTCGAATGTCCCCGGCACGATGAGATCCTTCAACGAATCGCGCATTGGGAGGATCGGATCGATGACCTGAACAAACTAATTGAAAAACAAAAGCCGAAGAGTCGGTATGCAACCACCAAGGAAGCAAAGGACGCTGCAATCCAGAAGCGTCTTCTGTTGGAGTTTGAGCGAAACTACTTGCGAGAGAAATGCCGCCGTTTCACGATGGAAGAAGTGACGGGAGGATTCAAGAATAGTCAATTGGTCGATACGAGAATCATCACCAAGTATGCCCGGTTATACCTGAAAACCGTCTTTGCCACAGTGCATACCGTCAATGGTAAAACGACCGATGATTTTCGCCGGTGCTGGGGGGTGGATAAAAGCCGGGACAACCATGCGCACCACACCGTAGATGCAATTGTGGCGGCTTGTGTTACGCGGGAGCAATACGATGCTCTTGCTAGCTACTACCACGACTACGAAAGCTACGAACTCGGCGATTCTGCTACCCCGCAAAAACCTCGTTTTGGGAAGCCATGGCCAACCTTTACCGAAGATATGAAAGACCTGAAAAACCAGATGCTCGTATCCTATTACGCGCCCAACAATCTGCTTAAGCAAACGAAGAAACGGGTAAAGGTAGGAGGTAAGCGTGTATTACAGCAAGGCAAGAGCGCAAGGGGGTCTTTGCATAGGGATACGTTTTATGGACGTATTAGTGAGCATGGTGATTTGAGGTATGTGGTCAGGGTTCCTCTGGTGCACAATCCGGGTGGCGGGGTTTTTGGGTTTGATTCGAAAGCATACGACAAGAAGGATGAGCTGTATGACGAACGCCAAGACTGGAAAACGAAGGATTTTGAGCGGATTGTTGACCCGATAGTTAGAGATAAAGTTATTAAGTCCGTGCAGCAACGCATGGTTTCGGGATTGTCATTTAAGGATGCCTTATTAGAGCCCATATGGATGAACAAAGAGAAGGGGATTGCTATTAAGCGTGTGCGTTGTATAGCAAAGCCCAAGGGGGCGTTTCCTCTCAAGAAGCATCGGGATGTGTCTAAGCGAGACGGGGCTAGATGGAAGAAAGAGTACTATGTTGAAAATGACGAGAATTACATGATTGCCTTGTACAACGGCAAATCTGCCAAAGGCAGGGCATTGGCTGGCTTTAGGGTTCTTAATAATTACACCGCCACTAATTATGCAGGTGAGGGTGGCTGTCCCGATTCCATTGACGTGCGGGATGTCGAGTGCGAGCTACAGCAGGTGATTCAGATAGGAGATGCTGTTTTGGTTTATGCTGAATCTCCAGAAGAGCTGAAGGTGCTTACGTCGGCTGAATTAAGTTGTCGATTATACGAAGCATTTGGGATCAATGGACTGGATGGCCGTGTACAATTCAGGCATCATATGGAGGCAAGAGATGACAAGGAACAGGACAAAGCTACTGCAAGTTTCTCTGTCGATCTCCCCGTAAGTAAGATCAAAGTAAGCCCATCGAATATGAAGGTGTTAGTTGAAGGTGTTGATTTCCGGCTAAGTGTTCTTGGTGAAGTCGAATTCACGGAGCAGCAATCATGTTAA
- the cas1 gene encoding type II CRISPR-associated endonuclease Cas1: MLKRTVYFESAAHLSFKNGQLVYTPKPEGEVRTVPVEDIGFVVLDNHSITLSLRLIEELTANNAAVVFCDKLHHPTAMSVPFDGNTTHAETLSAQLDMSEPLKKQLWKQTVEAKIKNQAAMLERTGSGGAEALRRHAASVKSGDTDNREGAAARIYWQNLFGEDFRRERFGGSPNHLLNYAYAILRAAVARSLVGSGLYPAIGIHHHNKYNAFALADDVMEPYRPYADDVVYGIWSAADEPIEELSREHKQQLLKLLAADVHMTNTLRPLMVGLSYTTASLARCIRGEQKKMDYPLMKAVENVGGAA, translated from the coding sequence ATGTTAAAGCGAACGGTCTATTTCGAGTCGGCGGCGCATCTTTCCTTTAAGAACGGACAGTTGGTGTATACGCCGAAGCCGGAGGGTGAGGTGCGGACGGTGCCGGTGGAGGATATCGGTTTTGTGGTGCTGGATAATCACAGCATTACACTGTCGCTTCGCTTGATCGAAGAGCTGACGGCGAATAATGCGGCCGTTGTGTTCTGCGATAAGCTGCATCATCCTACAGCGATGTCGGTCCCGTTCGATGGCAATACCACGCATGCCGAAACGCTGTCTGCGCAACTGGACATGTCGGAGCCGCTGAAAAAGCAGCTGTGGAAACAGACGGTCGAGGCAAAGATTAAAAACCAGGCGGCTATGCTGGAACGCACAGGATCCGGCGGGGCGGAGGCCTTGCGCCGTCATGCGGCGAGTGTGAAAAGCGGCGATACCGATAACCGGGAAGGGGCCGCCGCACGGATCTACTGGCAAAACCTGTTTGGTGAAGATTTTCGGCGCGAACGGTTCGGCGGTTCGCCGAATCATCTGCTCAATTATGCTTATGCCATTTTACGTGCAGCGGTTGCGCGGTCGCTGGTGGGGTCCGGTCTTTATCCGGCCATCGGCATTCACCATCACAATAAATACAATGCGTTTGCGTTGGCGGACGATGTGATGGAGCCCTATCGGCCGTATGCCGATGACGTGGTGTATGGAATATGGAGTGCGGCCGACGAACCCATTGAAGAACTTTCCCGGGAACACAAACAGCAGCTGCTCAAGCTGCTCGCTGCGGATGTTCACATGACGAATACCCTGCGGCCGTTGATGGTGGGTTTGTCGTACACAACGGCCTCGCTGGCGCGTTGTATTCGCGGTGAACAAAAGAAGATGGATTATCCTTTAATGAAGGCGGTGGAAAATGTCGGAGGTGCGGCTTAA
- the cas2 gene encoding CRISPR-associated endonuclease Cas2 gives MSEVRLNAYKIMWLFVFFDLPTNTKKERHDAAVFRKRLLGDGFTMMQYSVYTRHCGSSESADVHTKRVKKLVPSKGQVSILRITDKQYGSIINFWGKAATPVPPKPSQLEFF, from the coding sequence ATGTCGGAGGTGCGGCTTAACGCGTATAAGATCATGTGGCTGTTTGTATTCTTTGATCTGCCGACGAACACGAAAAAGGAGCGCCATGACGCGGCTGTGTTCCGCAAGCGGTTGTTGGGTGACGGCTTTACCATGATGCAGTATTCCGTGTATACGCGGCACTGCGGAAGTTCTGAAAGTGCTGATGTGCATACAAAACGGGTGAAGAAACTCGTTCCCTCCAAAGGGCAGGTCAGTATTCTGCGGATTACCGACAAACAGTATGGGAGCATTATCAATTTCTGGGGGAAGGCGGCAACGCCGGTTCCCCCGAAACCCAGCCAATTGGAATTTTTCTGA
- a CDS encoding alpha-L-fucosidase, with translation MKITFPVLLICGIARMSPGMLDTALPYAEGPFKPNWDSLAENYECPEWFRDAKFGIWATWSVQCVPGTGDWCSMFLYRPEPKNSWWEERGNACYDYHVKHYGHPSEVGAKDYCKDFTAAKWDPDYLMDLYVKAGARYFVALANHHDNFDNWDSTYQPWNSVNIGAKRDLIAGWKTAAKKHNLPFGVSVHAARSWSWMTPAFGADREGPKKGIPYDGHMTKEDGKGKWWDGYDPRDLYGPPRQWNTPPNQTYLDTFFLRTRELIDKYDPSLLYFDDKQAPLENVGLRIAAHYYNRSMERHGKVDVVLNTKMNDKITGRALVDDVERGSKNEIDPNPWQIDTCIGYWTYRRDVTYKTPGKVIHMLLDAVSKNGNLLLNIPMKPDGTIEPQEITFLEGMAEWMNIHGEGIYGTRPWEVYGEGVFIDAADHNMETKMTAYTQADFRFTKKGQTLYAFCLATPETDLLIKSLATGARSKPHTVKTVKLLGSDEKLKWEQTPDGLKITKPSVLPTRESIAFRITFAEKI, from the coding sequence ATGAAAATCACGTTTCCAGTGCTACTGATCTGCGGGATCGCCCGTATGAGTCCGGGAATGCTCGACACCGCGCTTCCCTATGCCGAAGGCCCCTTTAAACCGAACTGGGATTCGCTGGCGGAAAACTATGAATGCCCCGAATGGTTCCGCGATGCCAAATTCGGCATCTGGGCCACCTGGAGTGTGCAGTGCGTGCCGGGAACCGGCGACTGGTGTTCCATGTTCCTCTACAGGCCCGAACCGAAAAACAGCTGGTGGGAAGAGCGCGGCAATGCGTGTTATGATTATCACGTGAAACACTATGGCCACCCCTCGGAAGTCGGAGCGAAGGATTACTGCAAGGATTTTACCGCCGCGAAATGGGACCCGGATTATTTGATGGATCTTTATGTAAAAGCCGGCGCACGCTATTTCGTCGCGCTGGCCAATCACCATGACAACTTCGACAACTGGGACTCCACGTACCAGCCGTGGAACTCCGTCAACATCGGTGCAAAACGGGATCTGATTGCGGGCTGGAAAACCGCCGCAAAAAAACACAACCTCCCCTTCGGGGTGTCGGTGCATGCCGCCCGTTCGTGGAGCTGGATGACCCCGGCCTTCGGAGCGGATCGTGAAGGTCCGAAAAAAGGCATCCCCTATGACGGCCACATGACCAAAGAAGACGGAAAAGGAAAATGGTGGGACGGCTATGATCCACGCGATCTTTACGGCCCGCCGCGCCAGTGGAATACCCCGCCGAATCAGACTTATCTGGATACGTTTTTCCTGCGCACCCGGGAGCTGATCGATAAGTACGACCCTTCGCTGCTGTATTTCGATGATAAGCAGGCGCCGCTGGAGAATGTCGGTCTCAGGATTGCAGCACACTATTACAACCGCTCTATGGAGCGGCACGGTAAAGTGGATGTGGTGTTGAATACCAAAATGAATGATAAAATCACCGGCCGGGCACTGGTGGACGATGTCGAACGCGGGTCAAAAAATGAAATTGATCCCAATCCCTGGCAGATCGACACCTGCATCGGCTACTGGACCTACCGCCGCGACGTCACCTACAAAACCCCGGGCAAAGTCATTCACATGCTGCTCGATGCCGTCAGCAAAAACGGCAATCTGCTGCTGAACATTCCCATGAAACCCGACGGCACCATTGAACCCCAGGAAATCACCTTCCTCGAAGGCATGGCGGAATGGATGAACATCCACGGCGAAGGCATTTACGGCACCCGCCCCTGGGAGGTCTATGGCGAAGGCGTATTCATCGATGCGGCCGACCACAATATGGAAACCAAAATGACCGCCTACACGCAGGCCGACTTCCGCTTCACAAAAAAAGGCCAAACCCTCTACGCCTTCTGCCTCGCCACCCCGGAAACGGATCTTCTGATCAAATCACTCGCCACCGGCGCACGCAGTAAACCCCATACCGTAAAAACCGTGAAACTGCTCGGCAGCGATGAAAAACTAAAGTGGGAACAAACCCCGGACGGATTAAAAATCACCAAACCTTCAGTCCTGCCCACCCGGGAAAGCATCGCATTCCGTATTACGTTCGCTGAAAAAATTTAA